A single region of the Aurantiacibacter sp. MUD11 genome encodes:
- the tsaB gene encoding tRNA (adenosine(37)-N6)-threonylcarbamoyltransferase complex dimerization subunit type 1 TsaB, giving the protein MRTLAIDCATEACSAALFDGTTLVDGRFEVLGRGHAERLVPMIAELPDKGRADRILVSLGPGSFTGVRIGIAAARALGLAWGAEVLGYPTLELVRARSWQPTPRAVTVCMNGGHGEFFLQNFGADAQPEDEVRSLKPAEAAKAARHKVIAGNRARELAELLGDDRLALELLPDANHAHLLHETRLTTDLTPIYGRGPDAKPQAVRK; this is encoded by the coding sequence GTGAGAACACTGGCGATAGATTGCGCGACCGAGGCGTGCTCGGCGGCGCTGTTCGACGGCACGACCCTGGTCGATGGCCGTTTCGAGGTGCTGGGCCGCGGCCATGCGGAGCGGCTGGTGCCGATGATCGCCGAATTGCCGGACAAGGGGCGCGCCGACCGCATCCTGGTTTCGCTCGGCCCCGGCAGCTTCACCGGTGTGCGCATCGGCATCGCCGCCGCTCGCGCGCTGGGCCTGGCCTGGGGTGCCGAGGTGCTGGGCTATCCCACGCTGGAACTCGTCCGCGCGCGCAGCTGGCAGCCGACCCCGCGCGCCGTGACGGTGTGCATGAACGGCGGCCACGGCGAATTCTTCCTGCAGAACTTCGGCGCCGACGCGCAGCCGGAAGACGAGGTGCGCTCGCTGAAACCGGCAGAGGCGGCCAAGGCTGCCCGGCACAAGGTCATCGCCGGCAACCGGGCGCGGGAACTGGCTGAACTGCTGGGCGACGACAGGCTGGCGCTGGAACTGCTGCCCGATGCCAACCACGCCCACCTGCTGCACGAAACGCGGCTGACCACCGACCTCACCCCGATCTACGGGCGCGGCCCAGATGCCAAGCCGCAGGCGGTGCGCAAGTGA